A stretch of Campylobacter volucris DNA encodes these proteins:
- a CDS encoding restriction endonuclease subunit S: MTNLPQDWEVKKLGDIAEISSGGTPSRNKKEYWENGIIPWVKIKDIKENFISTTEEFITEDGLKNSSAKLFKKGTLLYSIFATLGEVAILDIDATTNQAIAGINIKENNANSLYLMYFLKSIKDEICNKGRGVAQNNLNLSILKQIQIPLPPLKEQERIVGILDKSFANIDKSIKILEQDLLNLDELMQSALQKAFNPLKDNAKENYQLPQGWEWKSLGDIAVTSSGGTPLRNKKEYWENGTIKWLKSGELNDGYIDFTEENITQEAIKHSSAKIFSKGTLLIAMYGATAGKLGILDLDSATNQAICAFLHKDNENIKFFEKFLFHFLFFIRDKIIKDSFGGAQPNISQTYIKNLQIPIPPLQEQEQIASYLDELSLNIKDLKQNYQAQIKNLQELKKSLLDKAFKGRL; this comes from the coding sequence ATGACAAATTTACCACAGGATTGGGAAGTTAAAAAGCTTGGTGATATTGCTGAAATTTCAAGTGGTGGAACACCATCAAGAAATAAAAAAGAATATTGGGAAAATGGAATTATACCTTGGGTAAAAATAAAAGACATTAAGGAAAATTTTATTTCTACCACTGAAGAATTTATTACTGAAGATGGCTTAAAAAATTCTTCAGCAAAATTATTTAAAAAAGGAACTTTGCTTTATTCTATTTTTGCTACTTTGGGTGAGGTTGCTATTTTAGATATAGATGCAACAACAAATCAAGCTATTGCGGGAATAAATATAAAAGAAAATAACGCAAATAGTTTATATTTAATGTATTTTTTAAAAAGTATAAAAGATGAAATTTGTAACAAAGGACGCGGAGTTGCTCAAAATAATTTAAATTTATCTATATTAAAACAAATCCAAATCCCGCTACCACCACTCAAAGAGCAAGAAAGGATAGTGGGAATTTTAGATAAGAGTTTTGCAAATATAGATAAAAGTATAAAAATTTTAGAGCAGGATTTGCTAAATTTAGATGAGTTAATGCAAAGTGCTTTACAAAAGGCTTTCAATCCTTTAAAAGACAATGCTAAGGAAAATTATCAACTTCCACAGGGTTGGGAATGGAAAAGCTTGGGTGATATTGCAGTTACTAGCAGTGGTGGAACTCCGTTAAGAAATAAAAAAGAATATTGGGAAAATGGAACAATTAAATGGTTAAAAAGCGGAGAATTAAATGATGGATATATTGATTTTACAGAAGAAAATATAACTCAAGAAGCTATTAAACATTCATCAGCCAAGATATTTTCTAAGGGAACATTGCTAATTGCTATGTATGGAGCTACAGCCGGAAAATTGGGTATTTTAGATTTAGATTCAGCCACAAATCAAGCAATTTGTGCATTTTTGCATAAAGATAATGAAAATATTAAATTTTTTGAAAAATTTCTTTTTCACTTTTTATTTTTCATAAGAGATAAAATTATCAAAGATTCTTTTGGTGGAGCTCAACCTAATATAAGCCAAACTTATATAAAAAATTTACAAATCCCCATACCACCTTTACAAGAACAAGAGCAAATCGCATCATATTTAGATGAGCTTTCTTTAAATATAAAAGATTTAAAGCAAAATTATCAAGCACAGATAAAAAATTTACAAGAGCTTAAAAAATCATTGCTAGATAAAGCTTTTAAAGGAAGATTGTGA
- a CDS encoding tRNA (cytidine(34)-2'-O)-methyltransferase: MFHIVLVEPRIPQNTGSIGRMCYNAGFSLHIINPLFSIDEKAVRRAGLDYWKKLNPMSWECLDDFLNENIKFQDRFFFATTKTNQAYFDVQFQQGDFLFFGSESFGLPEQLMQKNWQNAITIPMKDCGRSLNLATSVGIISYEALRQNFHSFSKN, encoded by the coding sequence ATGTTTCATATAGTTTTAGTTGAGCCTCGTATTCCTCAAAATACTGGAAGCATAGGTAGAATGTGTTATAATGCAGGATTTAGTTTGCATATTATCAATCCTTTATTTAGCATAGATGAAAAAGCTGTAAGAAGGGCTGGACTTGATTATTGGAAAAAATTAAATCCGATGTCTTGGGAATGTTTGGATGATTTTTTAAATGAAAATATAAAATTTCAAGATAGATTTTTCTTTGCAACTACAAAAACAAATCAAGCTTATTTTGATGTTCAATTTCAACAAGGTGATTTTTTATTTTTTGGAAGTGAAAGTTTTGGTTTGCCAGAGCAACTTATGCAAAAAAATTGGCAAAATGCTATCACTATACCTATGAAAGATTGCGGTAGAAGTTTAAATTTAGCTACTAGCGTGGGTATTATAAGCTATGAAGCATTAAGGCAAAATTTTCACTCTTTTAGTAAAAACTAA
- a CDS encoding amino acid ABC transporter ATP-binding protein, with translation MIKIENLVKKYGNLEVLKNISTTINKGDIIAIIGPSGGGKSTFLRCLNKLETPDSGNIFINNVDILDKKTNINQIRQKVSMVFQHFNLFNNKNVLENLCLAPIQTKIMNKEEAVKKARNLLKKVGLSDKENYFPHKLSGGQKQRIAIARSLMMNPDVILFDEPTSALDPEMIGEVLSIMKEVAKEGLTMLVVTHEMGFARNVANRIFFMDKGIIAVDENPKTAFENPKNERLKEFLNQVLNH, from the coding sequence ATGATTAAAATAGAAAATTTAGTAAAAAAATACGGAAATTTAGAAGTACTAAAAAACATCAGCACGACTATAAACAAAGGTGATATCATAGCTATCATAGGACCAAGCGGTGGCGGTAAAAGTACTTTTTTGCGCTGTTTAAACAAACTTGAAACTCCAGATAGTGGGAATATTTTTATAAATAATGTTGATATACTTGATAAAAAAACAAATATCAATCAAATTCGCCAAAAAGTTAGCATGGTATTTCAACATTTTAATCTTTTCAATAATAAAAATGTCCTAGAAAATTTATGTCTTGCTCCTATACAAACTAAAATAATGAACAAAGAAGAAGCAGTAAAAAAAGCTAGAAATTTATTAAAAAAAGTAGGTCTAAGCGATAAAGAAAATTACTTCCCGCATAAGCTATCAGGCGGACAAAAACAACGCATTGCTATAGCAAGATCTTTGATGATGAATCCTGATGTAATTTTATTTGATGAACCAACTTCAGCACTAGATCCTGAAATGATTGGAGAAGTGTTAAGCATTATGAAAGAAGTGGCAAAAGAAGGTCTTACTATGCTTGTAGTGACTCATGAAATGGGATTTGCTAGAAATGTAGCCAATAGAATATTTTTTATGGATAAAGGAATTATAGCAGTAGATGAAAATCCTAAAACAGCCTTTGAAAATCCTAAAAACGAGCGTTTAAAAGAATTTTTAAATCAAGTTTTAAATCATTAG
- a CDS encoding amino acid ABC transporter permease, giving the protein MKQNTMKLFVFFTIIIFWAYFSFPIEILQIKDQNGLATGELAYTIEAQAYVKSYLTTLGLTIGGICIGIVLGFLIAFLRFLEISSLNFIIDEYIDIIRGTPILLQLLIFSVVIFATWSDNFYVAIIALGLNSSAYVAEIVRSGVQSVDKGQMEAARAMGLSYFTSMRMIIFPQAIKNILPSLMNEFISLFKETSIVGYISVMDITMQSKSLQAIYYNPKPIIFTGLVYYVSVKIFTLFARIIEERLNKHD; this is encoded by the coding sequence TTGAAGCAAAATACGATGAAATTATTTGTATTTTTTACAATTATTATTTTTTGGGCTTATTTTTCTTTTCCTATAGAAATTTTACAAATTAAAGATCAAAATGGTTTAGCCACTGGAGAATTAGCATATACTATAGAAGCTCAAGCCTATGTTAAAAGTTATCTTACTACCTTAGGGCTTACTATAGGAGGTATTTGCATAGGTATAGTGCTTGGTTTTCTAATCGCTTTTTTAAGATTTTTAGAAATTAGTAGCTTAAATTTTATTATAGATGAATACATAGACATCATACGCGGCACACCTATACTTTTACAATTATTAATTTTTTCCGTTGTTATATTTGCTACTTGGAGTGATAATTTTTATGTTGCAATCATCGCTCTTGGTTTAAACAGCTCAGCTTATGTAGCTGAAATCGTAAGAAGTGGTGTACAAAGTGTTGACAAAGGACAAATGGAAGCTGCTAGAGCTATGGGACTTAGCTATTTTACTTCAATGAGAATGATTATTTTTCCTCAAGCAATTAAAAACATACTCCCTTCTTTAATGAATGAATTTATTTCTTTATTTAAAGAAACCTCTATTGTAGGTTATATTAGCGTTATGGATATAACCATGCAAAGCAAAAGCTTACAAGCAATATATTACAACCCTAAACCTATCATATTTACAGGGCTTGTGTATTATGTTAGCGTTAAGATTTTTACTCTTTTTGCAAGAATCATAGAAGAAAGATTAAACAAACATGATTAA
- a CDS encoding alanine/glycine:cation symporter family protein has protein sequence MDLISQLIDLINDRYYSILVFLLIITGFYYSYVTGFVQFRMLPYVFDILTEKQEKHEKHHISPFQALMISTASRVGIGNIAGIAVAIVLGGPGALFWMWAMAFFGGASAFAESTLAQVYKSRDGKGFKGGPAYYISKALNLKWLGAIFAVILIITYAYGFNGLQSQTMTSAFEFYYKGMAEASEVSFAQSWWPIVIGGILAIFAAFMFFGDHTKIGKVSSIIVPVMAMIYIGLSIIAMMMHYEKIPEVFSMIFKSAFDFEAIFGGFAGSALVIGIKRGLFSNEAGMGSAPNAAAAALTTHPAKQGVIQAFSVLIDVIICTSSGFLVLFSLAYANNIGVDGKPILTALPLVQESMREYYGNLGVHFTTVSIVLFAITSLIGNYYYAQANIKYLTQNPLIINIFKISAVLMVFIGANMDLKFAWNLADATMAFMATINIISILLLGKIVKKVLNDFSEQKKQGRDPVFSASKLGIKNAECWD, from the coding sequence ATGGATTTAATATCTCAACTGATTGATTTAATTAATGATAGGTATTATTCTATTTTAGTATTTTTACTTATTATTACAGGCTTTTACTATAGTTATGTAACAGGTTTTGTGCAATTTCGTATGTTGCCTTATGTATTTGATATTTTGACTGAAAAACAAGAAAAGCATGAAAAACATCATATATCACCTTTTCAGGCTTTGATGATTTCAACAGCTTCAAGGGTAGGTATAGGAAATATCGCAGGTATAGCAGTGGCTATAGTTTTAGGTGGTCCAGGTGCTTTATTTTGGATGTGGGCTATGGCATTTTTTGGTGGAGCTTCAGCTTTTGCAGAAAGTACTTTAGCACAAGTTTATAAAAGTCGCGATGGAAAAGGCTTTAAAGGTGGTCCAGCTTATTATATTAGTAAAGCTTTAAATTTAAAATGGCTAGGTGCTATTTTTGCTGTGATTTTAATCATTACTTATGCTTATGGCTTTAATGGTCTTCAAAGTCAAACCATGACTTCAGCTTTTGAATTTTATTACAAAGGTATGGCTGAAGCAAGTGAAGTGAGTTTTGCTCAAAGTTGGTGGCCGATTGTTATAGGTGGAATTTTAGCTATATTTGCAGCCTTTATGTTTTTTGGAGATCATACAAAAATTGGTAAAGTAAGTTCTATAATTGTCCCAGTGATGGCTATGATTTATATTGGTCTTTCTATTATTGCTATGATGATGCATTATGAAAAAATTCCTGAAGTTTTTTCTATGATATTTAAAAGCGCATTTGATTTTGAAGCTATTTTTGGTGGTTTTGCAGGGTCGGCTTTAGTAATTGGTATAAAAAGAGGATTATTTTCAAATGAAGCAGGTATGGGTTCAGCTCCAAATGCAGCTGCAGCAGCTCTTACGACACACCCAGCAAAACAAGGTGTTATACAAGCATTTTCTGTGTTAATCGATGTGATTATTTGTACAAGTTCTGGATTTTTAGTTTTATTTTCTTTAGCTTATGCAAATAATATTGGAGTTGACGGCAAACCAATTTTAACAGCCTTGCCTTTAGTGCAAGAGTCAATGAGAGAGTATTATGGGAATTTAGGAGTGCATTTTACGACTGTGAGTATAGTATTATTTGCTATTACTTCATTGATTGGTAATTATTATTATGCTCAAGCAAATATTAAATATTTAACTCAAAATCCTCTCATCATAAACATCTTTAAAATTAGTGCAGTGCTTATGGTGTTTATAGGTGCTAATATGGATTTAAAATTTGCATGGAATTTAGCTGATGCAACTATGGCGTTTATGGCTACAATTAATATCATTTCTATTTTATTGCTTGGTAAAATAGTTAAAAAAGTATTAAATGATTTTAGTGAGCAAAAAAAGCAAGGAAGAGATCCAGTGTTTAGTGCTTCAAAATTAGGTATTAAAAATGCAGAGTGCTGGGATTGA
- the glyS gene encoding glycine--tRNA ligase subunit beta: protein MKLLIEIGIEELPAIPLLKELPNITKKWQNILDNYHLNSNFNFFYTPRRLVFIHENFKAKQEDSFVELIGAPKNIAYKDGKLTQAGMSFLEKSGLSESEISFKEIKGKEVLYCQKQVQGLESKEVLPKMIDEFLKSLNFGKTMRWGKGEFEFIRAIRSLSCVLDDKLVEFESYGVKSAMSTFVHRSISYDLVDFESIDEYFKILEKNCVVLDQNLRRKIIIEQLKELENKNDIIISEDDELLAEVVAITEFPKALLGNFEKQYLEIPSEVIITSMRENQRYFAVFKNGALSNHFVVVSNAVCENYSKIIRGNEKVLRARLSDAEFFWKNDLEQGLNNEKISKMIYLEGLGTLKDKVEREKQIAQKLCEVFSNSNKEQILQAIEYSKADLSTQMVYEFTNLQGVMGSYYAKAMGMSDEVALAIKEQYLPNGDDSDLPSNEISSIVALANKFDTLMGLFAMGKIPSGTKDPYALRRAANGVLKIILNLKKEFNIKDFLNHIAQGYKQFDLNILLDFILERLYTFYDVNASFIKAVLNSKNYDIVHIDSSIKALMEIVNDGKFEQNFTTFKRLANIAVKNDVKVDATLFNTQEEQNLYNAFVKCKEYKDDISVYLKNLFALKPQIDLFFDNVMINDQNELIKNNRQALVYEIYKEFLQIADIKEISL, encoded by the coding sequence ATGAAATTATTAATCGAAATAGGTATTGAAGAATTACCTGCTATACCTTTGCTTAAAGAACTACCAAATATCACAAAAAAATGGCAAAATATATTGGATAATTATCATTTAAATTCTAATTTTAATTTTTTTTATACTCCTAGAAGATTGGTTTTTATTCATGAAAATTTCAAAGCAAAACAAGAAGATTCTTTTGTAGAATTAATCGGTGCTCCAAAAAATATAGCCTATAAAGATGGAAAATTAACACAAGCTGGGATGAGTTTTTTAGAAAAATCAGGTTTGAGTGAGAGTGAAATTAGTTTTAAAGAGATCAAAGGTAAAGAAGTTTTGTATTGTCAAAAACAAGTGCAGGGTTTAGAAAGTAAAGAAGTTTTACCTAAAATGATAGACGAGTTTTTAAAAAGTTTAAATTTTGGTAAAACTATGAGATGGGGTAAAGGTGAGTTTGAATTTATTAGAGCTATTAGATCTTTATCTTGTGTGCTAGATGATAAATTGGTTGAATTTGAAAGTTATGGTGTCAAAAGTGCTATGAGTACTTTTGTTCATAGAAGTATAAGCTATGATTTGGTTGATTTTGAAAGTATTGATGAGTATTTTAAAATTTTAGAAAAAAATTGTGTTGTATTAGATCAAAATTTAAGAAGAAAAATCATCATAGAGCAACTTAAAGAACTTGAAAATAAAAATGATATTATAATTTCAGAAGATGATGAATTATTAGCTGAAGTCGTTGCTATCACAGAATTTCCTAAAGCTTTACTTGGAAATTTTGAAAAGCAATATTTAGAAATTCCAAGTGAAGTTATCATCACTTCTATGAGAGAAAATCAACGCTATTTTGCAGTATTTAAAAATGGTGCTTTAAGCAATCATTTTGTTGTAGTTTCTAATGCGGTTTGTGAGAATTATTCTAAGATTATTCGTGGCAATGAAAAAGTTTTAAGAGCAAGATTGAGCGATGCTGAATTTTTTTGGAAAAATGATTTAGAGCAAGGTTTGAATAATGAAAAAATTAGCAAAATGATTTATCTTGAAGGCCTTGGAACTTTAAAAGATAAAGTTGAAAGAGAAAAGCAAATAGCACAAAAGCTATGTGAGGTATTTTCAAATTCTAATAAAGAGCAAATTTTACAAGCCATTGAGTATTCTAAAGCAGATCTTAGCACGCAAATGGTGTATGAATTTACAAATCTTCAAGGAGTAATGGGTTCATATTATGCAAAGGCTATGGGTATGAGCGATGAGGTGGCTTTGGCTATAAAAGAGCAATATCTTCCAAATGGAGATGATTCTGATTTACCAAGCAATGAAATCTCATCTATAGTAGCATTAGCTAATAAATTTGACACTTTAATGGGGCTTTTTGCTATGGGTAAAATTCCAAGTGGGACTAAAGATCCTTATGCGTTAAGAAGAGCCGCAAATGGAGTGTTAAAGATTATTTTGAATTTGAAAAAAGAATTTAATATAAAAGATTTTTTAAATCATATTGCACAAGGATATAAACAATTTGATTTAAACATTTTACTTGATTTTATCTTAGAGCGTTTATATACATTTTATGATGTAAATGCTTCATTTATCAAAGCTGTTTTAAATTCTAAAAATTATGATATTGTGCATATTGATTCATCTATAAAAGCTTTGATGGAAATTGTTAATGATGGTAAATTTGAGCAAAATTTTACAACTTTCAAGCGTCTTGCAAATATTGCTGTTAAAAATGATGTTAAAGTTGATGCAACTCTTTTTAATACCCAAGAAGAGCAAAACCTTTACAATGCGTTTGTAAAATGCAAAGAATATAAAGATGACATTAGTGTTTATTTGAAAAATCTTTTTGCATTAAAACCACAAATTGATTTATTTTTTGATAATGTCATGATTAACGATCAAAATGAACTTATTAAAAATAATCGCCAAGCTTTGGTGTATGAAATTTACAAAGAATTTTTACAAATTGCTGATATAAAAGAAATTAGCCTATGA
- a CDS encoding M23 family metallopeptidase → MKKICILLFLFLTLSAKEVQITNGQVIFLEFDKNNFAQAIGQDKNLPYFIYKDKIILTLAMPYKNPKDRELLIKFKNNTEEKFFIKVIDGAYEKETLKVETSKVNPPKDVLNRIKKEYDIAMKIYNTYTNEQLFEGKFIYPLDTKITSDFGKARVFNDMLKSYHSGTDFRANTGTKIQASNDGIVRIASNRYYAGNSVVIDHGYGIYSQYYHLSKLFVKEGQRVKKSDIIGLSGASGRVTGPHLHFGILVNGAQVDPLDFIDKFNKL, encoded by the coding sequence ATGAAAAAGATTTGTATTTTATTATTTTTGTTTTTAACCCTTAGTGCAAAGGAAGTACAAATTACTAATGGACAAGTAATTTTTTTAGAATTTGATAAAAACAATTTCGCACAAGCTATTGGGCAAGATAAGAATTTACCATATTTTATTTATAAAGATAAAATCATATTAACACTTGCTATGCCTTATAAAAATCCAAAAGATAGAGAATTGTTGATTAAATTTAAAAATAATACCGAAGAAAAATTTTTTATCAAAGTTATCGATGGAGCTTATGAAAAAGAAACTTTAAAGGTTGAAACTTCAAAAGTTAATCCACCAAAAGATGTATTAAATCGTATTAAAAAAGAATACGATATAGCAATGAAAATTTATAATACTTATACCAACGAGCAATTGTTTGAAGGAAAATTTATTTATCCTTTAGATACTAAAATCACAAGTGATTTTGGAAAAGCAAGAGTGTTTAATGATATGCTAAAAAGTTACCATAGCGGCACTGATTTTAGAGCAAATACTGGCACTAAAATTCAAGCAAGCAATGATGGTATCGTAAGGATTGCATCTAATAGATATTATGCTGGTAATTCTGTGGTAATTGACCATGGATATGGAATTTATTCGCAGTATTATCATTTATCTAAGCTTTTTGTAAAAGAAGGTCAAAGGGTTAAAAAATCTGACATTATTGGACTTAGTGGTGCTAGCGGAAGGGTCACTGGACCACATTTGCATTTTGGTATTTTAGTAAATGGTGCGCAAGTTGATCCTTTGGATTTTATCGATAAATTTAATAAACTTTAA
- a CDS encoding SAM-dependent methyltransferase encodes MIAFSQFFKDWSQRYYSQAVKVGKEGDFYTAVSVGNLFGVLLANHFLKLLDSKKISLPIDIIEIGANEGHLMLDFIQALYTLRAKVLEKIECHIIEPHKNLQDVQKALFANYDLDIKIHNSLKECYFENAFFYANELLDCFACELIKDDQMAYIDEKYQICFKKADEDILNKCRKYNIINSEFCIEYHSFLKDLKNSCKQMMFLCFDYAKKEEKISTRIYKNHQVCNILEVKLQEYFGKSDITYNVNFDHFIQILQEENFTILEFKNQNQALLDFGLEEILNLTKEKDEKTYKNFLKQSQNLIFNFGDKFKFLEFKL; translated from the coding sequence ATGATTGCTTTTAGTCAATTTTTTAAAGATTGGAGTCAAAGATATTATTCTCAAGCTGTTAAAGTAGGTAAAGAAGGAGATTTTTACACAGCTGTGAGTGTGGGGAATTTGTTTGGCGTTTTACTAGCTAATCATTTTTTAAAACTTCTTGATAGTAAAAAAATATCCCTACCTATTGATATTATAGAAATTGGGGCTAATGAGGGACATTTAATGCTTGATTTTATACAGGCTTTATATACTTTAAGAGCTAAGGTATTAGAAAAAATTGAATGTCATATTATAGAGCCTCATAAAAATTTACAAGATGTGCAAAAAGCTTTATTTGCAAATTATGATTTAGATATTAAAATACATAATTCTTTAAAAGAATGTTATTTTGAAAATGCTTTTTTTTATGCTAATGAGCTTTTAGATTGTTTTGCCTGTGAGCTTATTAAAGATGATCAAATGGCTTATATTGATGAAAAATATCAAATTTGTTTTAAAAAAGCTGATGAAGATATTTTAAACAAATGTCGCAAATATAATATAATTAATTCTGAATTTTGTATAGAATATCATTCTTTTTTGAAAGATTTAAAAAATAGTTGCAAACAAATGATGTTTTTGTGTTTTGACTATGCTAAAAAAGAAGAAAAAATAAGCACAAGAATTTATAAAAATCATCAAGTGTGTAATATTTTAGAAGTAAAATTACAAGAATATTTTGGGAAAAGCGATATTACTTATAATGTAAATTTTGACCATTTTATACAAATTTTGCAAGAAGAAAATTTCACTATTTTAGAGTTTAAAAACCAAAACCAAGCTTTACTTGATTTTGGCTTAGAAGAGATTTTAAATTTAACAAAAGAAAAAGATGAGAAAACTTATAAAAATTTTCTCAAACAAAGTCAAAATTTGATTTTTAACTTCGGCGATAAATTTAAATTTTTAGAATTTAAGCTTTAA
- a CDS encoding bifunctional 3,4-dihydroxy-2-butanone 4-phosphate synthase/GTP cyclohydrolase II translates to MSFISIQQAIKEIQEGKMLVMVDAEDRENEGDLIFPAQFSTQEKINFTITHAKGVVCVALSEELANKFNLPLMVPNNTSNHETAFTITVDAKNATTGVSALERNMTVKIFADENASAQDFVRPGHINPLIAKKGGVLERTGHTEGTVDLCRLAGLKEACVICEIVKDNGDMARRSDLEEFCKKHQINMITISDLIEYRLKNESLIELIQEEKSSLAGFKATKMVFKDHNLNEHIVFTFGKPKPCENVKFYLSGSDFELLTSNKFNELLKQIEFLNKEGGIIIFMNNEKKEGLQFKNYGIGAQILRFLNISKIKLLSQNNDKEFIGLKGFGLDIVSSDFKA, encoded by the coding sequence ATGAGTTTTATAAGTATTCAACAAGCTATAAAAGAAATACAAGAAGGAAAAATGCTTGTAATGGTAGATGCAGAAGATAGAGAAAATGAAGGAGATTTGATATTTCCTGCACAATTTAGCACGCAAGAAAAAATAAATTTTACCATTACTCACGCAAAAGGTGTAGTTTGTGTTGCATTGAGCGAAGAACTTGCAAATAAATTTAATTTGCCTTTGATGGTGCCTAATAACACATCAAATCATGAAACTGCTTTTACAATCACAGTTGATGCTAAAAATGCTACAACTGGGGTGAGTGCTCTAGAAAGAAATATGACTGTAAAAATTTTTGCAGATGAAAATGCAAGTGCTCAAGATTTTGTTAGACCTGGACATATTAACCCTTTAATCGCTAAAAAAGGTGGAGTTTTAGAAAGAACTGGTCACACTGAAGGCACGGTGGATTTATGTCGTTTGGCTGGTTTAAAAGAAGCATGTGTGATTTGTGAAATAGTAAAAGATAATGGAGATATGGCTAGAAGATCAGATTTAGAAGAATTTTGCAAAAAACACCAAATAAATATGATTACAATTTCTGATTTAATCGAATATCGTTTAAAAAACGAAAGTTTAATTGAGCTTATACAAGAAGAAAAAAGTTCTTTAGCAGGATTTAAAGCCACAAAGATGGTTTTTAAAGATCATAATTTAAATGAACATATTGTTTTTACATTTGGTAAACCTAAACCATGTGAAAATGTTAAATTCTATCTTAGCGGTAGTGATTTTGAACTTTTAACTTCTAATAAATTTAATGAACTTTTAAAGCAAATTGAATTTTTAAATAAAGAAGGTGGTATTATCATCTTTATGAATAATGAAAAAAAAGAAGGATTGCAGTTTAAAAACTATGGAATTGGTGCTCAAATTTTAAGATTTTTAAATATTTCAAAAATCAAATTACTAAGCCAAAATAATGATAAAGAATTTATAGGCTTAAAAGGATTTGGTTTAGATATAGTTAGTAGCGACTTTAAAGCTTAA